The Nicotiana tabacum cultivar K326 chromosome 14, ASM71507v2, whole genome shotgun sequence genome contains a region encoding:
- the LOC107778237 gene encoding 6,7,8-trihydroxycoumarin synthase-like produces MIPFLLLVSLPIILFFLLLKAKIGRNSILPPGPLGLPYIGNLHQYDSLTTHIYFWKLSKKYGKIFSLKLASANVVVVSSAKLAKEVTKTQDLAFCSRPSVLCQQKLSYNSYDIALAPYSDYWREMRKICIIHLFSLKKVQSFSPIREDEVSRMIKKISKQAKNSQITNLSSILVSITSTIICRGAFGIRYDEEAQERRKFDELLTETQALLAGFFFSDYFPFLFWFDKISGKINRLEKNFKYLDEFYEGLIEQHLNPNRPKSMEGDILDLLLQLKKEHSTPINITFDNIKAILMNIFVAGTDTVAISLVWAMTALIKNPKAIKKVQEEIRKSVGKKGMVNEDDIQNFHYLKAVIKETFRLYPPAPTLLARETIQNSILEGYKIPPKTIIYVNYWAIARDPEYWENPEEFIPERFLNSNIDYKGQDFEFIPFGAGRRVCPGIALSVATLELILSNLVYAFDWELPCDMKKEDIDTDVLPGLTMHKKNALCLVPKYYL; encoded by the exons ATGATACCCTTTCTACTCTTAGTATCTCTTCCTAtcattctcttttttcttcttctcaaagcCAAAATAGGTAGAAATAGTATTCTACCACCAGGTCCTTTAGGTTTACCATACATTGGAAATTTGCATCAATATGATAGTTTAACCACTCATATCTATTTTTGGAAACTTTCCAAGAAATATGGTAAAATCTTCTCATTAAAACTTGCTTCTGCTAATGTGGTAGTAGTTTCTTCAGCAAAATTAGCAAAAGAGGTAACAAAAACACAAGATTTAGCATTTTGTAGTAGACCTTCTGTTCTTTGCCAACAAAAATTATCTTACAATAGTTATGATATTGCACTTGCACCTTATAGTGACTATTGGAGAGAAATGAGAAAGATATGTATTATTCATCTATTTAGTCTCAAAAAAGTTCAATCTTTTAGCCCGATTCGCGAAGATGAAGTTTCAAGAATGAtcaagaaaatatcaaaacaagctaAAAATTCACAAATTACCAATTTGAGTAGTATATTGGTTTCAATAACTAGTACAATTATTTGTAGAGGTGCTTTTGGTAttagatatgatgaagaagcacaAGAAAGGAGGAAATTTGATGAACTTTTGACAGAGACACAAGCATTGTTGGCAGGGTTTTTTTTCTCtgattattttccttttttattttggtttgataAAATTTCTGGAAAAATAAATAGACTTGAAAAGAATTTCAAATATTTAGATGAGTTTTATGAAGGACTTATTGAGCAGCATCTCAATCCCAATAGGCCAAAATCAATGGAAGGAGATATTCTTGATCTTTTGCTCCAATTAAAGAAAGAGCATTCAACTCCAATCAACATCACTTTTGACAATATAAAGGCAATTCTCATG aatATATTTGTTGCTGGAACAGACACTGTCGCGATTTCATTAGTTTGGGCAATGACAGCCTTGATAAAGAACCCAAAAGCCATAAAGAAAGTTCaagaagaaattagaaaatcagttggaaagaaaggaatggtaaatgaagatgatatacaaaattttcactatcttAAAGCAGTGATAAAGGAGACATTTAGATTGTATCCTCCAGCTCCAACTCTTTTGGCAAGAGAAACAATTCAAAATTCCATACTAGAAGGGTATAAAATTCCACCAAAAACTATTATTTACGTTAATTATTGGGCTATCGCGAGGGATCCTGAATACTGGGAAAATCCAGAAGAATTTATACCAGAGAGATTTTTGAATAGCAATATCGATTACAAGGGCCAAGATTTTGAGTTTATTCCATTTGGAGCAGGCAGGAGAGTTTGCCCAG GTATTGCACTTAGTGTTGCAACTTTGGAGCTTATACTTTCAAACCTTGTTTATGCATTTGATTGGGAGTTGCCTTGTGATATGAAGAAAGAAGACATTGACACTGATGTTTTGCCTGGACTTACTATGCACAAGAAAAATGCCCTTTGCCTTGTCCCTAAATATTATCTGTAG